The Nitrospira sp. KM1 genome includes a window with the following:
- a CDS encoding HIT family protein: MAEGHAAMTEPGCPACVGTWPRADHLIADLALSRAYLHDDQFFKGWTVVVFKRHATELFHLAPTERIQLMEEVSLVAKSLAHTFEANKINYELLGNQLPHIHWHLIPRLAEDPAPLDPVWRVPHDPLAVRGEELAQRIRRIHEGLGRYK, translated from the coding sequence ATGGCGGAAGGCCATGCAGCCATGACGGAACCAGGCTGTCCCGCCTGCGTCGGCACATGGCCCCGTGCCGACCACCTGATCGCAGACCTTGCCCTCTCCCGGGCCTATCTGCACGACGATCAGTTTTTCAAGGGATGGACGGTCGTGGTGTTCAAGCGGCATGCGACCGAACTGTTTCACCTGGCTCCGACCGAGCGCATTCAATTGATGGAGGAGGTGAGTCTCGTCGCCAAATCCCTGGCCCATACCTTCGAGGCGAACAAGATCAACTACGAACTCCTCGGCAACCAGCTTCCGCATATCCACTGGCACCTCATTCCCCGGCTTGCCGAAGACCCTGCGCCTCTCGATCCCGTTTGGCGCGTTCCTCATGACCCGCTCGCAGTCAGAGGGGAAGAATTGGCGCAGCGGATCCGGCGCATCCATGAGGGATTGGGCAGATATAAGTAA
- a CDS encoding HEPN domain-containing protein has translation MSEAVLIRLKRARSWLDKASASILRDDIDAQFILLWISFNALYGTPRYHHRRREKNHMENNGEIGDFKRFLRLVENLSSGELEKALVPYASQIEKVMQNPFLDIEAWRKWDSEKIRDRQERFRSACNVYSKRTHLDELFLRFYILRNQLLHGSATDQSGRNRESLKNVVPILRKAVQALVLLADRYGEKIFGTDPIPFPPSLGEGGQFNPPRIGRDR, from the coding sequence GATAAAGCGAGTGCATCAATATTGCGAGATGATATCGATGCACAATTCATTTTGCTGTGGATTTCGTTCAATGCCCTCTATGGAACTCCGCGATATCATCACCGTCGTAGAGAGAAGAATCATATGGAGAATAATGGAGAAATCGGTGACTTCAAGAGGTTTTTAAGACTGGTAGAGAATCTGTCCAGTGGAGAACTTGAGAAGGCTCTAGTACCGTACGCGTCTCAGATTGAAAAAGTAATGCAAAATCCCTTTCTGGACATCGAAGCCTGGCGAAAATGGGATAGCGAGAAGATCCGTGACAGGCAAGAACGCTTCAGGAGTGCGTGTAATGTGTACAGTAAAAGAACTCATCTAGATGAGCTTTTCCTTCGATTCTATATTTTACGGAATCAGCTTTTACATGGTTCCGCAACCGATCAGAGCGGCAGGAATCGAGAATCATTGAAGAATGTCGTGCCAATACTTCGAAAAGCAGTGCAAGCTTTAGTTTTGCTTGCTGATAGGTATGGTGAAAAGATCTTTGGGACGGATCCCATTCCGTTTCCCCCTTCACTAGGGGAGGGCGGCCAATTCAATCCACCTCGAATTGGGCGTGACAGATAG
- a CDS encoding cation:proton antiporter, with translation MEPVFFTVSLWLALAVASALIASRLRLSIALIEICVGTVAAAALGLFGLADLLAANSEWVRFLAASGAVVLTFLAGAELDPDVLRLKLREVSVVGLVGFAAPLLGTAAAAHYMFGWDADASWLCGIALSTTSTAVIYAVMLDTGFNKTEFGKGVLGACFVNDLSSVIALGLLFAPLTYKTFVFIAITVIVLGTLPYTTAWLTTHFAFRTAAIRTKWVMLVLFGLGGLALWSGSEAVVPAYLVGMVLAGSAARDAHWMRRLRTLTVGFLTPFYFLRAGTLVSLPALVAAPLVFLALLGTKMASKILGLYPVIGLFRKNSRERWYYTLLMSTGLTFGTIASLYGLAHGLVTPEQYSYIVAAVIASAVAPTLIAGMFFVPAHLLPEADRAAGSQRRINGLSDEG, from the coding sequence ATGGAACCTGTCTTCTTCACGGTCTCCCTGTGGCTTGCCCTCGCGGTGGCATCCGCTCTCATCGCGTCCCGGCTTCGTCTGTCCATTGCGCTCATTGAGATTTGTGTCGGGACCGTGGCGGCCGCGGCCCTTGGCCTGTTTGGGTTGGCTGATCTGCTTGCGGCCAATTCGGAGTGGGTACGGTTTTTGGCGGCCTCCGGCGCCGTCGTGCTCACGTTCCTCGCGGGGGCCGAACTGGACCCCGATGTCCTGCGCCTAAAACTCAGGGAAGTGAGTGTGGTAGGGCTGGTCGGGTTTGCAGCGCCACTGCTCGGCACGGCCGCAGCCGCCCATTACATGTTTGGATGGGATGCCGACGCGAGCTGGCTGTGCGGAATCGCGCTGTCGACGACCTCCACCGCGGTGATCTATGCCGTCATGCTGGACACCGGGTTCAATAAGACGGAGTTCGGCAAGGGCGTCCTTGGTGCGTGTTTCGTGAACGACCTGAGCTCCGTGATTGCGCTCGGCCTGTTGTTCGCTCCGCTCACGTACAAAACGTTCGTGTTCATTGCCATAACGGTGATCGTGTTGGGCACGCTTCCGTATACGACGGCATGGCTCACCACTCACTTTGCCTTTCGTACGGCCGCCATCAGGACGAAATGGGTGATGCTGGTGCTGTTCGGGCTCGGCGGTCTGGCGCTCTGGTCGGGCAGCGAGGCCGTGGTTCCGGCCTACCTGGTCGGAATGGTGCTGGCCGGGAGCGCGGCGAGAGATGCCCATTGGATGCGACGACTGCGCACGCTCACGGTGGGGTTTCTGACGCCATTTTACTTTCTACGCGCGGGAACACTGGTATCGCTCCCGGCCCTGGTCGCGGCGCCGCTCGTGTTTTTAGCGTTGCTGGGAACGAAGATGGCATCGAAGATCCTGGGACTGTATCCGGTGATCGGACTGTTCCGGAAAAATTCACGCGAGCGCTGGTACTATACGCTCTTGATGTCGACGGGGCTCACGTTCGGAACGATTGCGTCGCTGTACGGCCTGGCTCACGGGTTGGTCACGCCTGAGCAATATTCCTATATCGTCGCGGCCGTCATTGCGAGCGCCGTGGCGCCCACGCTCATCGCCGGAATGTTCTTCGTGCCGGCTCATCTGTTGCCGGAAGCCGACCGAGCCGCCGGAAGCCAGCGGCGCATCAACGGCCTGAGCGATGAAGGCTGA
- a CDS encoding tetratricopeptide repeat protein — protein MHRHRLALGLFIASMLLTGPSIFAQTPEEPVPIEPLVESPPPVPTSPREEPLLLDDPVIERDDAAVSLSERREAVKTAPDNPDERIRLAEALHRIGDLDAAVEECRTAIQLQPDNANAHLQLGVMLMAKQDWRGASSVLKEAVRLNAELTPAYYSLASVLYTTGNVRAAIQTYRQALELRPNFPDARYRLALLLKLTDQRQEAAQLMEEAALGGIPQAQFFVGNAYKAGQGVEKDPALAILWWSKASRLGHQAAGEALSKFRKQALSSEQSERRRKEALDAFRTYRDKLWSEFPDYKPSGSDDSLGALMVAHDRIDHAVPTLLKETYALSESAESQLAKFYESGWGDTLSPFERKILICLEKVAGDGFLPAKKSLARIYGKGIGMEPDLQKAKAVLRGIPKPEAKAILDEFSTP, from the coding sequence ATGCACCGTCACCGGCTGGCCCTGGGCCTATTCATCGCATCCATGCTCCTGACAGGTCCGTCCATATTTGCGCAGACACCCGAGGAACCGGTCCCGATCGAGCCGCTTGTCGAAAGCCCTCCCCCCGTCCCGACTTCTCCGCGAGAAGAACCATTGCTTCTCGATGACCCGGTCATTGAGCGCGACGATGCAGCGGTCTCTCTGAGCGAGCGGCGCGAAGCCGTGAAGACGGCACCCGACAATCCCGATGAACGGATCAGATTGGCTGAAGCGCTGCACCGCATCGGAGACCTGGACGCAGCGGTCGAAGAATGCCGTACCGCCATTCAATTGCAACCGGACAATGCGAACGCCCACCTCCAGCTCGGCGTCATGCTCATGGCCAAACAGGACTGGCGCGGCGCATCTTCCGTGCTCAAAGAGGCGGTCCGGCTGAACGCCGAACTCACGCCCGCCTACTACAGCCTGGCCTCGGTGCTCTATACGACCGGCAACGTCCGGGCTGCGATCCAGACCTATCGCCAAGCACTGGAGCTTCGGCCGAATTTTCCCGATGCCCGTTACCGGCTGGCGCTCCTGCTGAAGCTGACGGACCAACGGCAGGAAGCGGCTCAACTCATGGAAGAAGCCGCGCTGGGCGGCATTCCGCAGGCGCAATTTTTTGTCGGCAATGCCTACAAGGCCGGCCAGGGCGTCGAGAAGGATCCGGCACTGGCGATTCTGTGGTGGTCGAAAGCCTCACGGCTGGGCCATCAGGCCGCCGGCGAAGCGCTCTCGAAATTCAGAAAACAAGCCCTTTCATCCGAACAATCGGAACGGAGACGGAAGGAAGCCCTGGACGCGTTCCGGACGTATCGCGACAAACTATGGAGTGAATTTCCGGATTACAAGCCGTCGGGGTCGGACGATTCACTCGGCGCCTTGATGGTCGCGCATGACCGCATCGATCATGCCGTCCCCACCTTGCTCAAAGAAACCTATGCGTTGAGCGAGTCCGCCGAATCGCAACTCGCCAAATTCTACGAATCCGGCTGGGGTGACACTCTTTCGCCGTTCGAACGGAAGATTCTGATCTGTCTCGAAAAGGTCGCCGGGGACGGATTCCTTCCGGCCAAGAAGTCGCTCGCTCGCATTTACGGCAAAGGAATCGGCATGGAACCGGACCTTCAGAAGGCAAAGGCCGTGTTGCGGGGAATTCCAAAGCCTGAGGCGAAAGCCATCTTGGACGAATTCAGCACACCATAG
- a CDS encoding GNAT family N-acetyltransferase → MATCKDMHIRTATIDDLLAMNDIYNHYVLHSTSTYQTEPETLDARRAWFSEHDEKHPVIVASDVAGAVLGWGSLSRFHARAAYARTVENSIYVHHHHQRRGIGRALLTELISRACALDHHTIIAGIDADQPASLALHAAGGFTQVARLDEVGHKFGRWLHVIYMQKML, encoded by the coding sequence ATGGCGACCTGCAAGGACATGCACATCCGCACCGCCACAATCGACGACCTCCTCGCGATGAACGATATCTACAACCATTACGTCCTTCACTCGACCTCCACCTATCAGACAGAACCAGAGACGCTCGACGCCCGCCGAGCTTGGTTCAGCGAACATGATGAAAAGCATCCTGTCATCGTTGCGTCCGATGTCGCCGGGGCTGTCCTCGGCTGGGGCTCGCTGAGCCGCTTCCACGCCCGTGCCGCCTACGCTCGCACAGTCGAGAATTCGATCTATGTCCACCATCACCACCAGCGCAGAGGCATCGGCCGCGCGCTGCTGACCGAACTGATCAGCCGTGCCTGCGCGTTAGACCATCATACGATCATCGCCGGCATCGATGCCGATCAACCTGCAAGTCTCGCGCTGCATGCCGCCGGCGGATTCACGCAGGTCGCCCGCCTCGACGAGGTGGGGCATAAGTTCGGCCGGTGGCTTCACGTCATCTATATGCAGAAAATGCTGTGA
- a CDS encoding sigma 54-interacting transcriptional regulator gives MSPDWLKLWRRFIASLPLQALAIGLLAVLLARGFWSVAPATFTSLDWSVYDGWVRNRPPIGFSPSLAIIARDAASEERFGPGPLDRSVLARLISAAQEFGAAAIGVDHRLAQGSPAQRGGAASDALLLEAIQNAAPVVFVHDSEPAFASPAALSGHVLMTAQPDHVARHVPILALVDTQTVPAFGSLLYEAYRQRATTAAAPLIGQTGSSALVNLIGNGSGVDLPVAPLSIVWDAIQEQQNSTLEALFKDNIVAILPNPVQSEPWLLPTGQSAAGMAVHLQLVNMLLTGNRLYHSGSLGQYSFTLLLASLVAWCLLRYHGPRGLVFAIGALAIYVMLTLVALSGGNVILPLALPLTAALFVFVGTTGWTHLVAGQRMLLLERDMLRLRRDEAAVREALVLRENRAEALQEDLEAARTAATESAGRQEDLSRTADSLRAELAEVQSQEQTARGQLEQLERQLHGLREAEPQSGPLGNADLDHLRAESRRLGIVTRNAELLRLFHDVKKGAKSALTVLLLGEPGTGKELFARAVHRLSPREGKTFIAVNMAAVSPELFESELFGHAKGSFTGAAADRRGYFELAHQGTIFLDEIGDLRLDHQSKLLRVLQEKSFYRVGATSPTTADVRVVAATNRDLQRGVSEGWFREDLYFRLKGLVFRLPALRERPGDIPLLTEAVLAEIAQESGKPAPGITNETLHLLQGYHWPGNVRELRQVLERAVTLNDGPVLTKQSIALESRQTVQQERGGTVFLPDPAGDAAVLECLRRQGFDMQATAKALGWDRSTVTQRLKGLCFQALGEAGGDHAKAASTIAGDAVHLRTVELKLRDYYTHLLSVIEPFASADEALLECRRRFKNLPDRHFQSVETLVRRRFAHHDRSKTAPQS, from the coding sequence ATGTCGCCCGACTGGCTGAAACTCTGGCGCCGCTTCATCGCCTCACTTCCTCTTCAGGCGCTCGCCATCGGTCTCCTGGCAGTCCTGCTCGCCAGGGGCTTCTGGTCCGTTGCCCCGGCGACGTTCACGTCGCTGGACTGGTCCGTCTACGATGGGTGGGTTCGCAATCGCCCGCCGATCGGGTTCAGCCCCTCGCTGGCGATCATCGCCCGGGATGCGGCGAGCGAAGAGCGTTTCGGACCGGGTCCGCTCGACCGCAGCGTCCTCGCCCGGCTGATATCCGCCGCGCAGGAGTTTGGAGCCGCCGCGATCGGCGTCGATCATCGCCTGGCTCAAGGCAGTCCTGCCCAACGGGGCGGCGCAGCCAGCGACGCCCTGCTTCTCGAAGCGATACAGAACGCGGCGCCCGTGGTCTTTGTCCATGATTCCGAACCGGCCTTTGCATCACCCGCCGCCCTGTCCGGTCACGTACTCATGACCGCGCAGCCCGACCACGTTGCGCGCCATGTGCCGATCCTGGCTCTCGTCGACACGCAAACCGTACCCGCGTTCGGATCGCTTCTCTACGAGGCCTATCGCCAACGGGCGACCACCGCTGCGGCGCCGCTGATCGGCCAAACAGGAAGCTCGGCCCTCGTCAATCTGATCGGGAACGGCTCGGGAGTGGACCTGCCGGTCGCTCCGCTCTCGATCGTCTGGGACGCGATTCAAGAACAGCAGAACTCGACTCTTGAAGCCCTGTTCAAAGACAACATCGTCGCGATTCTACCCAACCCTGTCCAATCGGAGCCGTGGCTGCTGCCAACGGGACAATCGGCCGCCGGCATGGCTGTCCATCTCCAATTGGTCAACATGTTGCTGACAGGCAACCGTCTCTACCACAGCGGTTCGCTCGGTCAGTATAGCTTCACGCTGCTCTTGGCCTCTCTCGTGGCCTGGTGCCTGCTCAGATACCACGGACCGAGAGGTCTGGTATTCGCGATCGGAGCGCTCGCCATATACGTCATGCTGACTCTCGTCGCTTTGTCCGGCGGCAATGTCATCCTTCCGCTTGCACTCCCTTTGACTGCAGCCTTGTTTGTCTTTGTGGGCACCACCGGATGGACGCATCTCGTCGCGGGCCAGCGCATGCTGTTGCTCGAACGCGACATGCTGCGGCTGCGCCGGGATGAAGCAGCGGTCCGCGAAGCACTGGTGTTGCGCGAAAACCGGGCGGAGGCGCTTCAGGAAGACCTCGAAGCCGCCAGGACCGCCGCAACGGAGTCCGCCGGTCGGCAGGAAGATTTGTCCAGAACGGCCGATTCGTTGCGCGCGGAATTGGCCGAGGTCCAGTCTCAGGAACAGACGGCCCGCGGTCAGTTGGAGCAGTTGGAGCGGCAGCTCCACGGTCTCCGCGAGGCCGAGCCGCAATCGGGTCCTCTGGGAAACGCCGATCTCGATCACCTCCGCGCCGAGAGCAGGCGGCTCGGCATCGTCACTCGGAATGCCGAGCTGCTTCGGCTGTTCCATGATGTCAAGAAAGGTGCCAAATCCGCGCTCACCGTTCTGCTTCTCGGCGAGCCCGGGACGGGAAAGGAACTTTTCGCACGTGCCGTCCATCGCCTGAGCCCCAGAGAAGGAAAAACGTTCATTGCCGTCAACATGGCCGCGGTCTCTCCCGAACTGTTTGAAAGCGAGCTGTTCGGACATGCCAAAGGCAGCTTCACCGGCGCCGCCGCAGATCGCCGGGGGTATTTCGAACTGGCGCATCAGGGAACGATCTTCCTGGACGAGATCGGCGACCTGAGACTCGATCATCAAAGCAAATTGCTGCGGGTGCTGCAGGAAAAATCATTTTATCGCGTGGGAGCGACCAGTCCCACCACCGCCGACGTTCGCGTCGTAGCCGCCACCAATCGCGACTTGCAGCGCGGAGTATCCGAAGGCTGGTTCCGCGAGGATCTCTATTTCAGATTGAAGGGACTCGTCTTTCGCCTTCCTGCATTGCGAGAGCGCCCAGGCGATATCCCTCTCCTGACGGAAGCGGTCCTCGCCGAGATCGCCCAAGAATCGGGAAAACCGGCTCCTGGAATCACCAACGAGACCCTGCACCTCTTGCAGGGATATCACTGGCCCGGCAACGTTCGTGAGCTGCGGCAGGTCTTGGAACGGGCCGTGACGCTCAACGATGGGCCTGTTCTGACGAAACAGTCGATCGCTCTGGAATCCCGGCAGACCGTACAACAAGAACGGGGCGGCACCGTGTTCCTGCCGGACCCAGCCGGCGATGCCGCGGTGCTGGAATGCCTGCGACGGCAGGGATTCGATATGCAGGCCACGGCCAAGGCGTTGGGGTGGGACCGCAGCACGGTCACGCAACGGCTCAAAGGTCTATGTTTCCAGGCCTTGGGTGAAGCCGGAGGCGATCACGCCAAAGCCGCGTCGACTATTGCCGGCGATGCCGTACATCTCAGAACCGTCGAACTGAAACTGAGGGATTATTACACTCATCTTCTCTCCGTCATCGAACCGTTCGCCTCGGCAGATGAAGCACTCCTCGAATGCAGGCGCCGTTTCAAGAATCTGCCGGACCGCCACTTTCAATCCGTCGAAACGCTGGTCCGCCGACGGTTCGCTCATCATGATCGGTCGAAGACAGCTCCCCAGTCCTGA
- a CDS encoding S1C family serine protease — MHSGLFSKIAVVAAVWLLLSGVIASAVEWGKPLGSAYDGAEGKPRPVMPGPTELSSDERSTMAVFERATKSVVFISNTAIQRDFWSFDTMEVPQGSGSGFVWNKQGHIVTNFHVIYGAHSIKVTLGDRSEHQAKVVGADPDHDLAVLQIQLADGPLEPLAVGASNDLRVGQKVLAIGNPFGLDHTLTTGVVSALGRTIKSLSNRTIEGVIQTDAAINPGNSGGPLLDSSGRLIGVNTQIVSPSGAYAGIGFAVPVDTVNRIVPELIKHGKLIRPGLGVSLVPDAMAKRWGVKGLIIGKVWRGGSAEKAGLQGARETSPGRVELGDIITSVDGKPVSTVDDLMDVLETRKVGDRVTVEIVRANRKQQVSVSLQAVN; from the coding sequence GTGCATTCCGGCCTCTTCTCGAAAATTGCAGTCGTGGCGGCGGTCTGGCTTCTTCTCTCCGGGGTGATCGCTTCGGCTGTCGAATGGGGAAAGCCGCTCGGGTCGGCGTACGACGGCGCCGAGGGAAAGCCCCGTCCCGTGATGCCGGGTCCGACCGAGTTATCGTCCGACGAACGGTCCACGATGGCGGTTTTCGAGCGGGCGACCAAGTCCGTCGTCTTCATTTCGAATACGGCCATCCAGCGTGATTTCTGGTCGTTCGATACGATGGAGGTTCCCCAGGGGTCCGGATCAGGATTCGTCTGGAACAAGCAAGGGCACATTGTCACCAATTTTCACGTCATTTATGGCGCGCACTCGATCAAAGTCACGTTGGGAGACCGCAGCGAACACCAGGCGAAGGTCGTCGGGGCGGATCCGGACCATGATCTGGCCGTTCTGCAAATTCAGCTCGCAGACGGTCCGCTTGAGCCGCTGGCGGTGGGCGCCTCAAACGACCTGCGCGTCGGGCAAAAGGTCTTGGCCATCGGGAATCCGTTCGGATTGGACCACACGCTGACAACCGGGGTCGTCAGCGCCCTGGGGCGTACGATCAAATCGTTGTCCAACCGGACAATCGAAGGGGTCATCCAGACCGATGCGGCGATCAACCCCGGCAATTCCGGCGGTCCGTTACTCGACAGCAGCGGACGTTTGATCGGCGTCAACACGCAAATTGTGAGTCCGAGCGGCGCCTATGCCGGCATCGGATTCGCCGTCCCGGTGGACACCGTGAACCGCATCGTGCCGGAGTTGATCAAACACGGAAAGCTGATCCGCCCGGGGCTGGGGGTGTCGCTCGTGCCGGATGCGATGGCGAAACGCTGGGGAGTGAAGGGGTTGATCATCGGCAAGGTGTGGCGGGGCGGGTCGGCAGAGAAGGCCGGACTTCAAGGCGCGCGAGAAACTTCGCCCGGGCGGGTGGAGCTCGGCGACATCATCACTTCCGTGGATGGGAAGCCGGTCTCGACGGTCGACGACCTTATGGATGTATTAGAAACCCGAAAAGTCGGCGACCGTGTGACTGTGGAAATCGTGCGGGCAAACCGTAAACAGCAGGTTTCGGTCAGTCTCCAGGCCGTGAATTGA
- a CDS encoding secondary thiamine-phosphate synthase enzyme YjbQ yields MAVRTVPFQVSMRGGTQIENVTKPVQDALSGAGLTGGIVTVFVKHTTASMMIIEDEPGIRADTKTFWDRTVPADPAWEHNRRNAGEDNGHSHLRGQLQGPSVTIPFAQGALVLGIWQQIVLVDFDTRPRTRELIIQIMGE; encoded by the coding sequence ATGGCTGTCAGGACCGTGCCGTTTCAAGTCAGCATGCGGGGGGGGACGCAGATCGAAAACGTCACCAAACCCGTGCAGGACGCGTTGTCGGGAGCCGGGTTGACCGGCGGAATCGTGACCGTATTCGTCAAACACACCACGGCCTCAATGATGATCATCGAGGACGAACCTGGCATCAGGGCCGATACGAAGACATTCTGGGATCGAACGGTACCGGCCGATCCTGCCTGGGAGCACAACCGGCGTAATGCCGGGGAAGATAACGGGCATAGCCATTTGCGCGGACAGTTGCAGGGACCGTCAGTGACCATCCCCTTTGCGCAGGGTGCGCTGGTATTAGGGATTTGGCAGCAGATCGTCCTCGTGGATTTCGATACCCGCCCCCGCACTCGCGAACTCATCATCCAAATCATGGGGGAATAG
- a CDS encoding GNAT family N-acetyltransferase, which translates to MALTFPFETQLKDGSPVQLVLAGEQDIEPLKHLYRLIVDEGSSYPHDEFPRDDEFMDYWFRGKITIAAYAPDRAHATGMAGAFYLKPNWPGRAGHIANAGFIVDPAWRGRGLGWFLGTTMLDYAKQSGYHGVLFNLVFSENRSARRLWEQLGFTQLGVIPGAVRKNDGSYQDAIIMFRSLVEGCGVTVDELFQGQEKVRRIFDAVHKKIGAMGNVTMRPSKSQVAFRRRKNVAVVWVPGQYIKTSDVPLVLTISFPARDSSSRWKEITRISAHRYTHHLELRRVRDVDNQVVRWLKSAWEAAG; encoded by the coding sequence ATGGCGCTGACCTTTCCCTTCGAGACGCAATTAAAAGACGGATCGCCGGTGCAGCTGGTGCTGGCCGGTGAACAGGACATCGAGCCGCTCAAACATCTTTACCGCCTCATCGTCGATGAGGGCTCGTCCTATCCGCATGACGAGTTTCCCCGTGACGATGAATTCATGGATTATTGGTTTAGAGGTAAAATCACAATTGCCGCCTACGCTCCGGACCGGGCTCATGCGACCGGCATGGCCGGAGCCTTTTACCTCAAGCCCAATTGGCCGGGACGGGCCGGACATATCGCCAATGCCGGCTTCATTGTGGATCCGGCATGGCGCGGTCGCGGGTTGGGATGGTTCCTTGGGACAACGATGCTCGACTACGCCAAGCAATCCGGCTATCACGGCGTGCTCTTCAATCTGGTGTTTTCGGAGAACCGTTCCGCCCGCAGGCTGTGGGAGCAATTGGGTTTTACGCAGCTCGGAGTGATTCCAGGCGCGGTCCGGAAGAACGATGGGAGTTATCAGGACGCGATCATCATGTTTCGTTCCCTTGTGGAAGGGTGCGGTGTGACGGTCGACGAATTGTTCCAAGGACAGGAGAAAGTCCGCCGCATCTTCGATGCCGTACACAAGAAAATAGGGGCGATGGGTAACGTGACCATGCGCCCGAGCAAGAGCCAAGTGGCATTTCGCCGCAGGAAGAATGTCGCTGTGGTGTGGGTGCCGGGCCAATATATCAAGACTTCAGATGTCCCGCTTGTCCTGACGATCAGCTTTCCTGCAAGAGATTCCTCGAGCCGTTGGAAGGAGATCACGAGAATCTCAGCCCACCGCTACACCCACCATCTTGAACTCCGACGCGTCAGAGATGTCGATAACCAGGTTGTCCGTTGGTTGAAGTCAGCTTGGGAAGCGGCAGGCTAG